The genomic region GACGAGCATACGCTTAGAGCTTTTTTAGAAGCTGAAGCTTACGAAGGTCCATCGTTGATTATTGCCTACAGCCATTGCATCGCCCACGGCATTAATATGGCAACAGCGATGCAAAATCAAAAGGCTGCGGTAGATTCAGGGCGTTGGCTGCTGTATCGTTTTAACCCAGATCGGATTCAGCAGGGAGAAAACCCGCTCCAACTTGATTCCCACGTTCCGAAACTCCCAGTAGAGCAATATATGTATCTGGAAAACCGCTTCAAGATGCTAACCAAGAGTAAGCCGGACGCAGCTAAACAATTGCTAGCAGAGGCACAGCAAGATGTCAATGCTCGTTGGCGCTTGTATGACTATCTAGCTGCGCGATCGCCTGAAACTATTGATTAGATCTCAAGTTCTTTTCCTAACTTCAAGGTTTTAGGAGGGAGACAAATGGACTTAACTACAACTTACATGGGTTTACAATTGCGATCGCCCCTCGTACCTTCAGCCTCACCCCTTTCTGAAGACATCGACAATATCAAGCGAATGGAAGATGCGGGCGCGGCAGCTGTTGTGATGCATTCCCTATTTGAAGAACAATTACGTCAAGAGCGTTACGAACTGCACCACCACCTGACGCATGGGACTGAAAGCTATCCTGAAGCTCTAACCTATTTCCCAGAACCCCACAGCTTTCGAGTCGGCTCGGAAGAATATCTCAATCATATCCAAAGGGCAAAGGAAAAAATCAATATTCCTCTCATTGCTAGTCTCAACGGTTCATCTGTTGGCGGTTGGACTAACTATGCCAGACAAATCCAGCAAGCAGGAGCAGACGGACTGGAATTGAATGTGTATTACGTCCCTACAGACATGGACTTGACAGGCGAACAGATCGAGCAAGCTTACATTGAGATTTTGCGATCGGTTAAAGCCGCCGTGACAATTCCCGTAGCGATCAAACTCAGCCCGTATTTTACCAACATGGCGAATATGGCGCGCCGTTTGGACAACGCAGGGGCAAATGCTCTCGTTTTGTTCAATCGCTTCTATCAACCAGACATCAACCTCAAAACCCTAGAGGTTGAACCAAACGTGCTTTTAAGTACTCCGCAGTCCATGCGTTTACCGATGCGTTGGATTGCAATTCTCTACGATCGCATCAATGCTAGTTTGGCTGCAACGAGCGGCATCCACAAAGGGCAAGATGCCATCAACAACTTGATGGCAGGAGCTAACATCACGATGCTTTGTTCGGTGTTGCTACGGCACGGTATCGACCAGATCCGCGCGATCGAGCAGGAAATGCGTGAATGGATGGTAGAACACGAGTATGAATCCGTGCGGCAACTACAAGGAAGCATGAGTCAGAAAAATTGCCCCGACAAGAGTGCCTTTGAACGCGCCCAATACATGCGATCGCTCCAAACCTACAGACCAGATTGGGAGCGAGTTTACGATATATCTCATTATTTTGGGTAATAGAAAAGTTGTAGGGGCGGGTTTAACTGAAGAACTATTTGTTATTCGCAGAGATCTTCAAAAAAACCCA from Chroococcidiopsis sp. SAG 2025 harbors:
- a CDS encoding dihydroorotate dehydrogenase-like protein encodes the protein MDLTTTYMGLQLRSPLVPSASPLSEDIDNIKRMEDAGAAAVVMHSLFEEQLRQERYELHHHLTHGTESYPEALTYFPEPHSFRVGSEEYLNHIQRAKEKINIPLIASLNGSSVGGWTNYARQIQQAGADGLELNVYYVPTDMDLTGEQIEQAYIEILRSVKAAVTIPVAIKLSPYFTNMANMARRLDNAGANALVLFNRFYQPDINLKTLEVEPNVLLSTPQSMRLPMRWIAILYDRINASLAATSGIHKGQDAINNLMAGANITMLCSVLLRHGIDQIRAIEQEMREWMVEHEYESVRQLQGSMSQKNCPDKSAFERAQYMRSLQTYRPDWERVYDISHYFG